A window from Mytilus galloprovincialis chromosome 8, xbMytGall1.hap1.1, whole genome shotgun sequence encodes these proteins:
- the LOC143043260 gene encoding calpain-15-like, translating into MLKIMLRYSDSVLISKARSHWKETRVNGTFPINAREDFKMVKLTVFYTSEVEVDVTQKDETGNGNGIQSTADLTVLILRDSSSPTQAFGPLVTSNERQLQSSVRCRSMLEPGEYVVVTLAFNIWTFITKPRVHRCNYVMSIKCTKSLMVEEVFTKTRKYEYALADAIYQLAICRGQKEGIRESVRVYSLMQGWAGGMYVVENRSPDKSMHVQCDCKESTNVVSTRGTLTSIDSIPPLHRQVIMILTQLERTVSYTVSRRLLHRMNMTTTGLGNWAPAGVNHEPYLTLDVEGLHAPRPL; encoded by the exons ATGCTGAAAATCATGTTAAG ATATTCCGATAGTGTACTTATCTCGAAAGCTAGGTCTCACTGGAAGGAGACGAGGGTTAATGGTACATTTCCCATAAATGCTCGAGAAGACTTTAAGATGGTTAAATTAACTGTATTTTATACGTCGGAAGTGGAAGTTGATGTCACCCAGAAAGATGAAAC AGGAAACGGTAATGGTATCCAGTCAACAGCTGATCTCACTGTACTGATACTTAGGGACTCCTCTAGCCCGACTCAAGCCTTTGGACCTTTGGTAACCAGTAATGAACGACAACTCCAGAGTTCTGTCAGATGTCGATCTATGTTAGAACCAGGCGAATATGTTGTGGTTACTCTTGCcttcaatatatggacatttA TTACCAAACCTCGAGTTCACAGATGCAATTATGTGATGtcaataaaatgtacaaaatcatTAATGGTAGAGGAAGTTTTTACAAAGACAAGGAAATATGAATATGCATTAGCTGATGCAATTTATCAACTGGCTATATGTAGAGGACAGAAAGAAGGG ATTCGAGAATCAGTAAGAGTATATTCCCTGATGCAAGGATGGGCCGGTGGTATGTATGTAGTGGAGAATCGATCCCCAGACAAATCAATGCATGTGCAGTGTGACTGTAAAGAAAGTACCAATGTTGTATCAACCAGAGGCACCCTGACATCTATAGATTCTATACCTCCACTTCATAG acaaGTAATAATGATTTTAACACAACTGGAAAGAACAGTATCTTACACTGTATCAAGAAGACTTCTTCATCGAATGAACATGACAACGACAGGACTTGGAAACTGGGCGCCAGCTGGTGTTAATCATGAACCATACTTGACATTAGATGTAGAAGGTCTGCATGCACCAAGACCATTGTAG